A genomic stretch from Flavobacterium nitratireducens includes:
- a CDS encoding inorganic phosphate transporter, producing MTLLITIIVLALIFDYINGFHDAANAIATVVATKVLTPFQAVVWAAFFNFLAYWVFGFGVADTVAKTAHTMEINLVVILAGVIAAICWNLLTWWLGIPSSSSHTLIGGFAGAAIAHAIAVHGFSGYIGEDGETHYWYQIVSWYKAGKDGGMPSGVIIIIAFIVLAPLLGALASYLISIWLLNASRKSIGPKIFTVALMLATIWFVSHQMVSYEEIEKPRFDSHFWSVAFDSHNIKWLLVGFIVLTVSGFCLIFSSLNLHQAEAALKKMQLLSSAAFSLGHGGNDSQKVMGIIAAAVAVYIHTNPGVHMDSWLDVVLPNEDKGIKGQMPGWIPLACYSAIAVGTLSGGWKIVKTMGSKITKVTSFEGVAAETAGALTLYFTEHLKIPVSTTHTITGSIIGVGLTKRVSAVRWGVTVSLIWAWILTIPISALLAALFYYILTIFI from the coding sequence ATGACTTTACTTATCACAATTATAGTTTTAGCGCTAATTTTTGATTACATTAATGGTTTTCATGATGCGGCTAATGCTATTGCAACAGTAGTTGCTACCAAAGTATTGACTCCGTTTCAGGCGGTTGTTTGGGCTGCTTTTTTTAATTTCCTTGCCTATTGGGTTTTTGGTTTTGGAGTGGCGGATACAGTGGCAAAAACGGCGCATACAATGGAGATTAATCTCGTTGTAATTTTAGCTGGTGTTATTGCTGCAATTTGTTGGAATTTACTAACCTGGTGGTTAGGTATTCCATCGAGTTCTTCTCATACATTAATTGGAGGATTTGCTGGAGCGGCTATTGCTCATGCTATTGCTGTTCACGGTTTTTCAGGTTATATAGGAGAAGATGGAGAAACTCATTATTGGTATCAAATCGTAAGTTGGTATAAGGCTGGTAAAGATGGAGGTATGCCTTCAGGTGTAATAATTATCATTGCTTTTATTGTTTTAGCGCCATTGTTAGGAGCTTTAGCATCTTATTTGATATCGATTTGGTTGTTAAATGCTTCTCGAAAAAGTATTGGTCCTAAAATTTTTACTGTGGCTTTGATGCTTGCTACGATTTGGTTTGTAAGCCACCAAATGGTTTCTTATGAGGAAATAGAAAAGCCTCGTTTTGATTCTCATTTTTGGAGTGTTGCGTTTGATTCCCATAATATTAAATGGCTTTTAGTTGGTTTTATTGTATTGACTGTAAGTGGTTTTTGTTTGATATTTAGTAGTTTAAATTTACATCAGGCAGAAGCAGCTTTAAAGAAAATGCAATTATTGTCTTCTGCTGCATTTAGCTTAGGGCACGGAGGAAATGATTCTCAAAAAGTAATGGGTATTATTGCAGCAGCAGTTGCGGTATATATCCATACTAATCCTGGAGTTCATATGGATTCATGGCTCGATGTGGTCTTGCCTAATGAAGATAAAGGGATAAAAGGACAAATGCCTGGTTGGATTCCATTAGCTTGTTATTCGGCAATTGCTGTGGGGACATTAAGTGGTGGTTGGAAAATTGTCAAAACCATGGGGTCTAAAATCACTAAAGTGACTTCATTTGAAGGGGTAGCGGCAGAAACAGCTGGAGCTTTGACTTTATATTTTACAGAGCATTTAAAAATTCCAGTAAGTACAACCCATACAATTACAGGATCAATCATTGGAGTTGGATTGACTAAGCGTGTGTCTGCTGTTCGTTGGGGTGTTACGGTAAGCTTGATTTGGGCTTGGATTTTAACGATTCCAATTTCGGCGTTATTAGCTGCTTTATTTTATTATATATTGACTATTTTTATATAG
- a CDS encoding DUF47 domain-containing protein yields MSINRIFQFLVPKDKKFFPLFEEASSNLIELASNLHEAVNLPLKEREVLFHKIDELEQRGEDITRQTNLELSKNFITPFDREDIHSLVTSIDNVADRLHGASSIMRLYQVDKITKSIRKLTEINLEACQNIEIAVKELRDFKNAHKIKAACAKISKLENKSDNVYNKAVFEIFENETDAKSIIKYKEVLSILESATDKCKSVASVLESIAVKHS; encoded by the coding sequence ATGTCGATAAACCGTATTTTCCAATTTTTAGTACCGAAGGATAAAAAATTCTTTCCACTTTTTGAAGAGGCTTCTAGTAATTTAATTGAATTAGCTTCTAATTTACATGAAGCAGTTAATCTTCCATTGAAAGAAAGAGAAGTGCTTTTTCATAAAATTGACGAATTAGAACAAAGAGGTGAGGATATTACACGTCAAACGAATTTAGAGTTGAGTAAAAACTTTATTACGCCTTTTGATCGTGAGGATATTCACTCTCTAGTTACTTCTATTGATAATGTTGCCGACCGTTTGCACGGTGCTTCAAGTATTATGCGTTTGTATCAAGTAGACAAGATTACAAAATCGATTCGTAAATTGACAGAAATTAATCTTGAGGCTTGTCAAAATATTGAAATTGCCGTAAAAGAATTGAGAGATTTTAAAAATGCACACAAAATTAAAGCGGCCTGTGCTAAAATTTCGAAGTTAGAAAACAAATCAGATAACGTTTATAACAAAGCGGTATTTGAAATTTTTGAGAATGAAACAGATGCAAAAAGCATTATTAAATACAAAGAAGTATTGTCTATCCTAGAATCGGCTACTGATAAATGTAAAAGTGTAGCTAGTGTTTTAGAATCGATTGCGGTTAAACATTCTTAA
- the thrA gene encoding bifunctional aspartate kinase/homoserine dehydrogenase I yields MKVLKFGGTSVANAKNIKLVLDIVLNKAKNDKLVVVVSALSKVTDLLQLAASKAALNDETYKDIVAEIEKKHLDALKELIPVSEQSSSLSHIKRIVNHLETILDGCSLLGELSARTSDTILSFGELLSSYIIAEALKQNLKNSGYKDSRELIKTNNNYGKAAVNFEVTNALTTAFFNSNDAQVTIMPGFIASSLDDINTTLGRGGSDYTAAIIAGALDASELEIWTDVNGMFTANPKIVKQARPIATISYQEAMELSHFGAKVLYPPTIQPVLRKNIPIHIKNTFEPEAEGTYISNISTPNGSPVRGISHIDNITLITLEGPGMIGVSGSSKRLFEVLSQEGINVIFITQASSEHSICIGILNSDADVAESAINSAFEIEIAQNKIEPCIVEKNLCIIALVGENMKNHQGLSGRMFSTLGKNNVNIRAIAQGASERNISAVINERDVKKALNTLHENFFEENTKQLNLFVMGVGNVGEKFIEQIHQQKKFLKENLKINVRVIALSNSRKMHFDDDGIDLDSWKATLENGEAANKELFIEKVTSLNLRNSIFVDITANADVAAIYERFLKQSVGVVTCNKIACASAYDNYKNLKKLSRQYNAPFLFETNVGAGLPIIDTVKNLIASGDKVHKIQAVLSGSLNFIFNNFDENYSFHDVVKEAGVQGFTEPDPKIDLSGIDVARKILILIRESGYKMEIEDIENQSFLPAACMATTNNEDFFKSLIEYNSHFEGILAEAKAKDSRLKFVAQFENGKASVGLQFIPKDHPFYNLEGKDNIVLFYTDRYVDQPLLIKGAGAGAAVTASGIFADVIRIGNV; encoded by the coding sequence ATGAAAGTATTAAAATTTGGTGGAACTTCGGTAGCCAATGCAAAAAATATAAAACTAGTTCTTGATATTGTTCTTAACAAAGCTAAAAATGATAAACTAGTAGTAGTCGTTTCAGCACTAAGCAAAGTAACTGATTTGCTACAACTAGCTGCTTCTAAAGCAGCCTTGAACGATGAAACCTACAAAGATATCGTTGCTGAAATTGAGAAAAAACACTTAGACGCTCTAAAAGAATTAATTCCTGTAAGCGAACAAAGTAGTTCTTTAAGTCACATTAAAAGAATCGTTAACCACTTAGAAACAATCTTGGACGGTTGTTCCCTTCTAGGTGAATTATCGGCTAGAACATCAGATACAATTTTAAGTTTTGGAGAATTACTTTCCTCTTATATTATTGCCGAAGCACTAAAACAAAACCTAAAAAACAGTGGCTACAAAGACAGCCGTGAATTAATCAAAACCAATAATAATTATGGTAAGGCGGCAGTAAACTTTGAAGTTACTAATGCTTTAACTACTGCATTTTTCAATTCAAATGACGCACAAGTAACCATTATGCCTGGTTTTATCGCTTCTTCTTTGGATGATATCAATACTACTTTAGGACGTGGTGGTTCTGATTATACTGCTGCAATAATTGCTGGTGCCTTAGATGCAAGCGAATTAGAAATTTGGACAGACGTTAACGGAATGTTTACAGCTAATCCAAAAATTGTAAAACAAGCCAGACCTATTGCTACTATTTCGTACCAAGAAGCAATGGAGTTATCGCATTTTGGTGCCAAAGTTTTATATCCACCAACTATCCAACCTGTTTTAAGAAAAAACATTCCTATTCATATCAAAAATACTTTTGAACCAGAGGCCGAAGGAACTTATATTTCAAATATTTCAACTCCAAACGGAAGTCCGGTAAGAGGAATTAGTCATATTGATAATATTACATTGATTACTCTTGAAGGTCCAGGAATGATTGGTGTTTCAGGTTCTTCTAAAAGACTATTCGAAGTATTGTCACAAGAAGGAATCAATGTTATTTTTATCACTCAAGCTTCTTCAGAACATTCTATTTGTATTGGTATCTTGAATAGTGATGCTGATGTGGCAGAATCGGCAATTAACAGCGCATTTGAAATCGAAATTGCGCAAAACAAAATCGAGCCTTGCATCGTGGAGAAAAACTTATGCATCATTGCATTAGTGGGTGAAAACATGAAAAACCACCAAGGTCTAAGCGGAAGAATGTTTAGTACTTTGGGAAAAAATAACGTAAACATCCGTGCGATTGCTCAGGGTGCTTCGGAAAGAAATATTTCGGCTGTAATTAACGAAAGAGACGTTAAAAAAGCATTGAACACTTTGCACGAAAATTTCTTTGAAGAAAACACCAAACAGCTGAACTTATTCGTAATGGGTGTGGGTAATGTAGGTGAAAAATTCATCGAGCAAATCCACCAACAAAAGAAATTCTTAAAAGAAAATCTAAAAATCAACGTTCGTGTCATTGCTTTATCCAATTCCAGAAAAATGCATTTTGACGATGACGGAATTGATTTGGATTCTTGGAAAGCCACTCTTGAAAACGGAGAAGCGGCCAACAAGGAATTGTTTATCGAAAAAGTAACTTCATTAAACTTGCGTAATTCTATTTTTGTAGATATTACTGCCAATGCAGATGTTGCGGCGATCTATGAGCGCTTCTTAAAACAAAGTGTAGGCGTGGTAACTTGTAACAAAATTGCTTGTGCTTCGGCATACGATAATTACAAAAACCTGAAAAAATTATCAAGACAATACAATGCTCCTTTCTTATTTGAAACAAACGTGGGAGCTGGATTGCCAATTATCGATACGGTAAAAAACCTAATCGCTTCAGGTGATAAAGTACACAAAATCCAAGCAGTTTTATCAGGAAGTCTGAACTTTATCTTTAACAATTTTGACGAAAATTATTCGTTCCATGATGTGGTTAAAGAAGCTGGAGTACAAGGATTTACAGAGCCTGATCCGAAAATTGACTTGAGCGGAATTGACGTAGCGCGTAAAATCCTGATTTTAATTCGCGAAAGCGGTTATAAAATGGAAATTGAAGATATTGAAAACCAATCTTTCTTACCTGCTGCTTGTATGGCAACAACCAATAACGAAGATTTCTTCAAATCGTTGATTGAATACAACAGCCATTTTGAAGGAATTTTGGCGGAAGCCAAAGCAAAAGACAGCCGCTTAAAATTTGTAGCTCAATTTGAAAATGGAAAAGCCAGCGTAGGATTGCAATTTATACCAAAAGACCATCCTTTCTATAACCTAGAAGGAAAAGACAATATTGTATTATTCTATACGGATCGTTACGTAGACCAACCGTTATTAATCAAAGGAGCTGGTGCGGGAGCAGCGGTTACCGCTTCGGGAATTTTTGCCGATGTAATTAGAATAGGAAACGTATAA
- a CDS encoding homoserine kinase codes for MNEVKVFCPATIANLSCGFDVLGLCLDNVGDEMIVRKSAEKGVRITKIEGANLPLEAEKNVAGVALLAMLEEVDAEFGFEIEIYKHIKAGSGIGSSAASSAGAVFGANELLGNPFTRKELVKFAMQGEKLASGNAHADNVAPALLGGFTLVRSSNPLDIIKIDSPNELYATVIHPQIELKTSDARSVLKQNVSLKSAITQWGNVGGLVAGLYTQDYDLIGRSLHDEIVEPLRSVLIPGFDLIKQSAYENGALGSGISGSGPSIFALSRGKDAAEKIAKGMCAVYDEINLPYEIHVCKVNDTGMRVI; via the coding sequence ATGAATGAAGTAAAAGTATTTTGCCCTGCAACCATTGCCAACCTGTCCTGTGGATTTGACGTACTAGGATTGTGTTTGGACAATGTAGGTGACGAAATGATTGTTCGCAAATCGGCTGAAAAAGGTGTTCGCATCACTAAAATTGAAGGAGCTAATTTACCTTTGGAAGCAGAGAAAAACGTGGCTGGTGTGGCTTTATTAGCGATGCTTGAAGAAGTAGATGCCGAATTTGGATTCGAAATTGAAATTTACAAACACATCAAAGCCGGAAGCGGAATTGGTAGTAGTGCGGCCAGTTCGGCTGGAGCTGTTTTTGGTGCCAATGAATTATTAGGTAATCCATTTACCCGAAAAGAATTGGTAAAGTTTGCGATGCAAGGTGAAAAATTAGCTTCAGGAAATGCCCATGCCGATAATGTGGCTCCTGCCCTTTTGGGTGGATTTACCTTAGTAAGAAGTTCGAATCCTTTGGACATTATCAAAATTGACAGTCCAAACGAATTGTACGCTACCGTAATTCATCCCCAAATTGAATTAAAAACGTCAGATGCGCGTTCCGTTTTAAAACAAAACGTTTCCTTAAAAAGCGCCATTACGCAATGGGGAAATGTAGGCGGATTAGTAGCGGGATTATACACTCAGGATTACGATTTAATCGGGCGTTCTTTGCACGACGAAATCGTAGAACCTTTACGTAGCGTATTAATTCCTGGTTTTGATTTAATCAAACAATCAGCTTATGAAAACGGTGCTTTAGGTTCAGGGATATCCGGTTCAGGACCTTCTATTTTTGCTTTAAGCAGAGGAAAAGACGCAGCCGAAAAAATTGCCAAAGGAATGTGTGCCGTTTACGACGAAATCAATTTACCATACGAAATCCATGTATGTAAAGTGAATGACACAGGAATGAGAGTGATTTAA
- the thrC gene encoding threonine synthase, with product MKYYSLNHNAPKVSFQEAVIQGLASDRGLYFPENITPLPQSFFDNIENLSHEEIAFEAIQQFVGDEIPAETLKQIIAETLCFDFPVVPVEKDIYSLELFHGPTMAFKDVGARFMSRCLGYFNREKKDNTNTVLVATSGDTGGAVASGFLGVQGVEVVILYPSGKVSDIQEKQLTTLGQNIKALEVDGVFDDCQDMVKKAFLDETLAHKNLTSANSINIARWLPQMFYFFFAYKALKSQNRPLVFSCPSGNFGNICAGIIAKKMGLNIDHFVAATNVNDTVPRFLVNGVYDPKPSIATISNAMDVGNPSNFIRIQEMYGNDLEQFKKDFSSYTYTDDETLAAMKKIYNTDGYIAEPHGAVGYLGLKKELENYPNAIGVFLETAHPIKFLDVVEPALNVTLPIPTQIESVLNKEKVSTKIKTYDELKAFLG from the coding sequence ATGAAGTATTACAGTTTAAACCATAACGCCCCAAAAGTATCTTTTCAGGAAGCCGTAATTCAGGGATTAGCTTCTGATAGAGGTTTGTATTTCCCCGAAAATATTACCCCTCTTCCACAATCTTTTTTTGATAACATCGAAAATTTAAGTCACGAAGAAATTGCTTTCGAGGCGATCCAACAATTTGTAGGCGACGAAATCCCAGCCGAAACTTTAAAACAAATCATAGCTGAAACTTTATGCTTTGATTTCCCCGTAGTTCCTGTAGAAAAAGACATCTATTCACTAGAATTATTCCACGGGCCAACAATGGCTTTCAAAGACGTGGGAGCGCGTTTTATGTCACGTTGTTTAGGATATTTTAACCGTGAGAAAAAAGACAATACCAATACCGTTTTGGTTGCTACTTCGGGAGATACCGGAGGAGCTGTTGCTAGTGGTTTTCTTGGTGTTCAAGGCGTTGAAGTAGTTATTTTATACCCTTCCGGAAAAGTGAGCGACATTCAGGAAAAACAATTAACGACTCTGGGGCAAAACATCAAAGCCTTAGAAGTAGACGGTGTTTTTGACGATTGTCAGGATATGGTTAAAAAAGCGTTCTTAGACGAAACTTTGGCGCACAAAAACCTAACCTCGGCCAACTCGATTAACATTGCGCGTTGGTTGCCGCAAATGTTTTATTTCTTCTTTGCTTACAAGGCGTTGAAGTCACAAAACCGCCCATTGGTTTTCTCTTGTCCAAGTGGTAACTTCGGGAACATTTGTGCTGGTATTATTGCTAAGAAAATGGGATTAAACATCGACCATTTTGTAGCTGCTACAAACGTAAACGATACAGTACCGAGATTCCTTGTAAATGGAGTGTACGATCCTAAACCTTCTATTGCTACGATTTCTAACGCTATGGACGTAGGAAACCCAAGTAACTTTATTCGTATTCAGGAAATGTATGGCAACGATTTAGAACAGTTCAAAAAAGACTTTTCTTCGTATACCTACACTGACGACGAAACCTTGGCAGCCATGAAAAAAATCTACAACACCGATGGTTACATTGCCGAGCCACACGGAGCTGTAGGTTATTTAGGCTTGAAAAAAGAATTGGAAAACTACCCTAACGCAATTGGTGTTTTCTTAGAAACCGCCCACCCTATCAAGTTCCTAGACGTGGTAGAACCAGCCTTAAACGTGACTTTGCCAATCCCAACACAAATTGAAAGCGTACTCAACAAAGAAAAAGTAAGCACAAAAATTAAAACCTACGACGAATTGAAAGCCTTTTTAGGATAA
- a CDS encoding HAD family hydrolase codes for MKRLILLDLDHTLIYGSYAPTESAKKIFQFNPYLSVYERPLANELIKLCQSKADIIIYTTALKTYATKISKSLNINPIQILSRKNCLRANEQYKKVIEPSWLNTYETIIVIDDSPNVWNNTSESIHFLVPTEFRGSSNDTNLSQIINKLNSIV; via the coding sequence ATGAAACGACTTATTCTGCTGGATTTAGATCATACCTTAATATACGGTTCGTATGCACCGACAGAAAGCGCAAAAAAAATATTTCAATTTAATCCGTACTTATCTGTTTATGAACGTCCATTAGCGAACGAATTGATAAAATTATGTCAAAGTAAAGCTGATATAATTATTTATACTACAGCATTAAAAACTTATGCAACCAAAATTAGTAAATCACTAAATATTAATCCTATTCAAATCTTGAGTAGAAAAAATTGTTTAAGAGCTAATGAACAATATAAAAAAGTGATTGAACCCAGTTGGCTTAATACATATGAAACAATTATAGTAATTGATGATAGCCCTAATGTTTGGAACAATACATCTGAATCCATTCATTTTTTAGTTCCTACAGAATTTAGAGGAAGTTCTAATGATACAAATCTGTCTCAAATAATTAATAAATTAAATTCAATAGTATGA
- a CDS encoding IS3 family transposase (programmed frameshift) has product MKQVRKIYDKAFKEKAVQLSYERTNVSELARELGITAPQLYKWRKEFEEFGEGSFPGKGNLKLTPEQEKIHELEKRLKDAELERDILKKGNRHFFQERSMIYSFIKSNEQLFPIEKMCKVLKVSSGSYYRWKKQAVTARQQLKIAIKEQITLIYFGAKQRYGSPRITLELQYLGYKVSRITVAKYMKELGLRSKLSKKFKVTTNSNHNYLVVENVLNREFIVKMPSKVWVSDITYIQTKEGFVYLTTIMDLYDRKIIGWSLSDGMSTEETTLGAWKMAVKNRDIDQGLIFHSDRGVQYASKKFVNVLDSYKKITRSMSRKGNCWDNAVAESFFKSLKTELIYGNKLISKEQMKLEIFEYIEIWYNRKRRHSTLNYATIEEFNNQINYKNVA; this is encoded by the exons ATGAAACAAGTCCGCAAAATTTATGACAAAGCTTTTAAAGAAAAAGCCGTTCAATTGAGTTATGAGAGAACAAATGTATCAGAACTCGCCAGAGAGTTGGGAATCACAGCACCACAGTTGTATAAATGGCGTAAAGAGTTCGAGGAATTTGGAGAAGGAAGTTTTCCTGGGAAAGGAAATTTAAAACTCACTCCCGAGCAAGAAAAAATTCACGAACTAGAGAAAAGACTCAAAGATGCCGAGTTAGAACGTGATATATTAAAAAAAG GCAATCGGCATTTTTTCCAAGAGCGGTCGATGATTTATAGTTTCATAAAAAGCAATGAACAACTATTCCCGATCGAAAAAATGTGCAAAGTTCTAAAAGTGAGCAGCGGAAGTTATTACCGATGGAAAAAACAAGCAGTCACAGCAAGACAACAACTAAAAATTGCCATAAAAGAACAGATAACATTGATTTATTTTGGAGCCAAACAAAGATATGGAAGTCCTAGAATAACATTGGAACTGCAGTATTTAGGTTATAAAGTTTCACGAATTACAGTTGCAAAATATATGAAAGAACTTGGCTTACGAAGCAAATTAAGCAAGAAGTTCAAAGTTACAACCAACTCAAATCATAATTATTTAGTTGTCGAAAATGTATTAAACAGAGAGTTTATTGTAAAAATGCCTTCAAAAGTTTGGGTTTCGGATATTACATATATCCAAACTAAAGAGGGTTTTGTATACCTGACCACTATTATGGATTTATACGACAGAAAAATTATCGGTTGGAGTTTGAGTGACGGAATGAGTACAGAAGAAACTACGCTTGGAGCTTGGAAAATGGCGGTTAAAAACCGAGATATTGATCAAGGTTTGATTTTTCATTCTGACAGAGGTGTTCAATATGCCAGTAAAAAGTTTGTAAATGTTCTTGATTCCTATAAAAAAATAACCCGCAGTATGAGTCGTAAAGGAAATTGCTGGGATAATGCTGTGGCGGAAAGCTTCTTCAAATCTTTGAAAACGGAATTAATTTATGGGAACAAACTGATTTCTAAAGAACAGATGAAACTGGAAATCTTTGAATATATTGAAATTTGGTACAACAGAAAAAGGAGACATTCCACTTTGAATTATGCAACTATTGAAGAATTTAACAATCAAATTAATTACAAAAATGTAGCTTAA